One segment of Mesoplodon densirostris isolate mMesDen1 chromosome 6, mMesDen1 primary haplotype, whole genome shotgun sequence DNA contains the following:
- the CTSL gene encoding procathepsin L translates to MNPSLILTALCLGIALAAPKLDLSLNAQWKLWKATHRKLYGLNEEGWRRTVWEKNMKMIDLHNQEYSQGKHGFTMAMNAFGDMTSEEFRQVMNGLRNQKHKKGKVFPVPVVALIPSSMDWREKGYVTPVKNQGMCGSCWAFSATGALEGQMFRKTGKLISLSEQNLVDCSRPQGNEGCNGGLMDNAFQYVKDNGGLDSEESYPYFGRDESCHYRPQSSAANDTGFVDIPKQEKALMKAVATVGPISVAIDAGHPTFQFYKAGIYYDPYCSSEDLDHGVLAVGYGFEGADSDNNKYWLVKNSWGEDWGMDGYIKMAKDRDNNCGIATMASYPTV, encoded by the exons ATGAATCCTTCACTCATCCTGACTGCCCTTTGCTTGGGAATAGCCTTAGCGGCTCCAAAACTTGATCTCAGTTTAAATGCACAATGGAAATTGTGGAAGGCAACACACAGGAAACTATATGGCTTG AATGAAGAAGGATGGAGGAGAACAGTGtgggagaagaatatgaaaatgatTGACCTGCACAATCAAGAATACAGCCAAGGGAAACATGGCTTCACCATGGCAATGAATGCCTTTGGTGACATG ACCAGTGAAGAATTCAGGCAGGTGATGAATGGTCTTCGAAACCAGAAGCACAAGAAGGGGAAAGTGTTCCCAGTACCTGTCGTTGCTTTGATTCCCTCATCCATGGACTGGAGAGAGAAAGGCTATGTAACTCCTGTGAAGAATCAG gGTATGTGTGGTTCTTGTTGGGCTTTTAGTGCAACTGGCGCCCTTGAAGGACAGATGTTCCGGAAAACTGGCAAACTTATTTCACTGAGTGAGCAGAACCTGGTGGACTGCTCTCGGCCTCAAGGCAATGAGGGTTGCAATGGTGGCCTAATGGATAATGCCTTCCAGTATGTTAAGGACAACGGAGGCCTGGACTCAGAGGAATCCTATCCATATTTTGGAAGG GATGAATCCTGCCACTACAGACCCCAGAGTTCTGCTGCCAACGACACTGGTTTCGTGGACATTCCTAAGCAAGAGAAGGCCCTTATGAAGGCAGTGGCAACTGTGGGCCCCATCTCTGTTGCTATAGATGCAGGCCATCCAACCTTCCAGTTCTATAAAGCAG GCATTTATTATGATCCATACTGCAGCAGTGAAGACCTGGATCATGGTGTTCTGGCGGTTGGCTATGGGTTTGAAGGAGCAGACTCAGATAACAATAAATACTGGCTTGTCAAAAACAG CTGGGGTGAAGATTGGGGCATGGATGGCTACATAAAGATGGCCAAAGACCGGGACAACAACTGTGGAATCGCCACCATGGCCAGTTATCCTACTGTCTAA